The Corynebacterium sphenisci DSM 44792 genome includes the window AGTGAACTGCGCGATCCGCCTCACCCGGGGTTGCCCCGGGGTTAGGGCTTGGGTTCGCAGGCGCGTCCGTCGCCGTCCCGGTCCAGGCCCGGGCGGTAGCCGGGATCGCCCTCGTCCATCGGCGCCGCGCCGGCGTCCCAGGCGGCGGCGCAGTTCGGGAAGTACCGGTAGCCGGAGGATTCGGTGGTGGGCGGCGCGGCGGCGCCGGCCCCGGTACCGGGGGCCCCGGTGCCGCCGGAGGCTCCGGAGCCGGCCGCGGCGGCGGTGCCGGCCGTCCCCGAGCCGCCGGAGCCGCCCGCCGTGCCGGAGGCGCCGGCCGTGCCCGTGCCGGCCGGCTCCCGGGTCTCGGTGGCGGCGGGTTCGGCCGATGCCCGCCACCCCCCGTCGACGTCGACGAAGGAGCGGCGGCGGCGGTCGGCCTCGCCCCGGCGCGCCCCGGAGGAGGTCATCTCGTCATCGTCCTCCTCCTCCGGGGTGGTGGTCACCGTCGTGGTGCGGGTGACGGTGGTGGTCGCGGTGGTGGTCACCGTGGCCGGCGCCACGGGAACCGGTTCCGGGGCCGGCGGCGGGCCGAGGAAGACGGGGATCGCGATCCCGCCGCCGATGAGGACGAGCATGTAGAGGATGGTCAGGACCCAGGGGAAGCGGTGGGCGTTCTCGTGGGCGATCATCCCCGCCACCGGCGCCCACAGGCCGAGGCCGATCAGGATCCCCGAGGTCTTCCCCTGCCAGCCGGGCGCGGCGATCACGGCCCAGCCGATGGCGATCAGGCCGGCCAGCCCGAGCAGGATGAGCAGTGCGGCGGCGAAGCACCCGGGCTCTTCGGTTGGGACGTCGCCTGCGTGGTCCTGCCGGGTCATCGGGGGCCTTCCGTCGGGGTTCGGGAACGGGGATCGGGCTGCGCCCGCATGCGTCGGCGGCCGGACCCGGAGGGGTCGGCCGCCGGCGGGCGGTGCCGATTATCGCAGCATCGGATGGCCGATGAGCCGGATGAACAGGGAAAACCCCGGGATCGCGGGGGCCTTCGGCATCCGGATGCCGCCGCTACCCTGGGGGCATGAGGCTCTTCGCCGCGATCCGAATCGACGACGAGGTCCGGGAGCACCTGGTGCGGGCGCTGCGCCCGATCCGGGAGGACCGGGGACCGATGCTGCGCTGGACCGACCCGGAGCAGTGGCATCTCACCCTGGCGTTCTACGGGGAGCAGCCCGATGGCCGGGCCACGGAGCTGGGGGAGCTGCTGCGCACCGCGGCGGTGGCGGTTCCGCCGCTGGGGCTGCGGTTGCGCGGGGCGGGCAGCTTCGCCGGGCGCACCCTGTGGATGGGCGTGGGCGGGGAGGTCGACCGGCTGCGCGCGCTGATGGCCGATCTCGCCGATCCGGCCGATCCGGGCGGGGCCGGGGATCCGCTGGCCGCCCGGCGCCGGGCGCATCTCACCGTGGCCCGGCTCGGCGCCCGGGCGGAGCGCCGCGCCGCGCCGGCGCGGCCCCGGCGGGGCCGGCGCAGCACCCCGGCGGTGTTCGACGACATCGTCGCCGCGCTGGCGGTCTACCGGGGGCCGGACTTCACCGTGGACCGGATCGGGCTGTACCGCTCGGAGCTGGGCCGGGGCCGCTCCGGGGGCCCGCTGCATGAGCTCGTCGCCGAGCATCCGCTGCTCGGCGCGGGGGAGGCCGGCGGGGCCACCTAGGCGGCCGCCGGCCGGGGGCTCAGTCCCGGTTGAGCCGGGCGGCCCATTCCGCGGTGAACATCTCCAGCACCCGGGCGCGGCCGACCGGGATGTCGGTGTACTCGCCGGTGGCCACGTCGACGACCCGGATCGCCTCGGCGAGCTCGTCGATCTCCTCGGCGTGCGCGGCGTGGAAGGCGGAGATGAAGTCCAGGGCGTCGCGGTTGGGCCAGACGAAGGTGGAGGCGGAGTAGGCGTCCTCGGAGAGGTCGCGCATCGCCGCGGAGAAGGCCCCGTCGAAGCCGGGCAGGCAGCCGAAGACGCCGACCAGGGTCTTCGAGGCGGCGGTGGCGGTGCCCCCGGAGTTGGGCAGCAGGGCCAGGGAGACCGCCTCATGGGCGGCGAGCAGCAGCCGGCGGGTCTTCTTCTTGTGGAACTTCGCCATGTCCACCTCGACGAGGTCCTTGGCGTAGGCGCGCAGCACCTCCAGGGCCTCGTCGTAGTGCTGCACGTTGAAGGAGGTGAGCAGCGGGGAGGCGGCCTGCACCAGGCCCTGCGCGGAGAGGTAGGCGGCCAGGTGCAGCCGGTCGAGCTCGCGTTTGGCGGGCTTGCGCTTGAGCTTGGAGCCGGCGAAGTGCAGCCGGCAGATGTCCCAGGACAGGCCCCGGATGGTGGCGGGGTCGGTGTCCGGGGGGATCGGATCCTCGGGGGCGCAGCCGCGGTAGGCCGAGACGACGTCGGTGATGGTGCCCGGGGTGAGTTGTTGCATGCCCACGATTTTAGCGGCGTTCACAGCCTGCACCACCGGGAAACCGGCGATTGCCCAGGTCGGTGGGCCCCCGGGGGTGCCGGGACCGGCCGCGCGGCGGACCCGGATCGGACGCCGGGGCGGCGCCCGCGCACCCCGGCGACGGACGGCGCCCCGGCCGCCGGCCGGCCCGGGCGGGCGCGGCGGCGGACGGGGCGTCGCGGGGCCCCGGCGGGCGCGGGCGCGCGCCGGGGCGGGGGACTAGGCGTGGTTCAGGTTGCGCTCGTGCAGGTTCCGCGGCAGCAGGGCCAGGGAGATGACGGCCGGCACGGTCATCGCCGCCAGGTAGATGCCGATGGTCCACACCTTGCCGGTGCCGTCGACCAGGATCTCGGCGATCATCGGGGCGAAGGCGCCGCCGACGATGGCGCCGATGGCGTAGCCGATGGAGGCGCCGGAGAAGCGCACCCCGGCGGGGAACATCTCCGCGAAGAGGGAGGAGGTCGGCCCGTAGGTCAGGGCCAGCGGGAAGGTCAGCACGACCACCGCGATGGTGTACATCCAGATGTCCTTGGCCTCGATCAGCGGCCACAGGGCCAGGATCCAGGCGGCCTGCAGGATGAAGCCGACGATGAACACCTGCACCCGGCCGAAGCGGTCGGAGAGGATGCCGGACCACAGGGTGAAGATGGTCCAGGCCACGGCGGCGACCAGGGTGGCGCGCATGATGTTGCCCTGGTCCATGTCGAGGGTCTTGATGGCGTAGGAGGGGAAGAAGGCGATCACCATGTAGCCGCAGGCGTTGTTGCCGGCGAAGATGAAGATGGCCTTGATCACCGGCTTCCAGTGGTTGCGGAACAGGTCCGGCAGCGGCGCGGTGCGCTCGGCGGAGTCCTCCTTCATGGCCTGGAAGACCGGGGACTCGTCGACGCTGCGCCGGATCAGGTAGCCGACGAAGACCAGCACGATGGAGAAGAGGAAGACCAGGCGCCAGCCCCACTCCAGGTAGGCATCCTTGCCGGTGAAGTAGAGCACGCTCAGGGAGGCGGAGGTGGCCAGGAACAGGCCCAGCGGCACGCCCAGCTGCGGGAAGGAGCCGTAGAGGCCGCGCTTCTCCTTCGGCGCGTGCTCGACGCTCATCAGGGCCGCGCCGCCCCATTCGGAGCCGGCGAAGATGCCTTGGCAGATGCGCAGGGTGATGAGCAGCACCGGGGCGATGGCGCCGGCGGTGGCGTAGGTGGGCAGCACGCCGATCAGCATCGTGGCCAGCCCCATGCCGAGCAGGGAGAACACCAGGACCATCTTGCGGCCGTAGCGGTCGCCGACGTGGCCGCCGACGATGGCGCCCAGGGGGCGGAAGAGGAAGCTGATGCCGATGGAGGCCCAGGCGATGATCCGGGCGAGCACCGGGGACTCCTCGCTGACCGGCTCCAGGAAGAGCGGGGCCAGCACCAGGCCGGCGGCCTGCGCGTAGATGAGGAAGTCGTACATCTCGATGGTGGTGCCCACCAGGGTGCCGGTGAGGACCTTCTTGCGCTCGCGGGGCGAGGCGAGGAGGTTGTCCTGCGGCGGGGCTGCCGTGGGTGCGCTCATATCTGCTCCAGGGGTGATCGGTGCTTCGGATGCGGGGGATCGGCTGACCCGCCCGTGGACCACCGGCACGTTACAAGGCCGTTATCGGGCCGGGAAAGCCGAAACGCGAAAAAAACCACCGATGGGGGTGATTTACGGCTCGATGGGGTAAAAACGGGGGTGATTTGCGGGGGTGAAACGGACATTCAGGCGGGTCGTCCAAGGGTCATCGGGCCGCGATGCCCGTCCTGCCCGTTTGTCCTCGGCCCCGGTGCCGGGGGCCGGGGGAGGTCACCGGAAGGTCACGGCGGGTGTCATCTCGCCCCATCCGCCACATGCGCCCCGTCCATCGGCGGCCGGGATCGGCGCCGCCCGCACCACCGGGCGGCGGTGCGGGCGGTGCGGCGGCTCAGGCGCCGTCCAGGCCGAGGAACTCCCGCCAGGCGGGCAGCTCCCGCTCGGTCTGGGCCGCGCCCGCGGCGAAGGCGGCGCGCAGCCGCGGCACCCGGCGCTCCCGGTTGGACAGGTCCATCTCCTCGGGGAAGAACAGCATCGCCCGGCCCTCCCGCTCCAGCTCCAGCAGCCGGTCCTTCATCGCGTTGTAGCGCGCCGGGCGGGCGATCAGCGCCTCCGCCACCGCCGGGGTGCGCGGAAAGGCCCGGCGCAGCAGGTTCGGCCGGGTGACCTCCTCCTTGCGGTAGTCCCGGGTGCGGGTGGACAGCACCAGGAAGCGGCGGAACCCGTCCGCCTCCGCCAGATCCAGGGGGATCCCGCCGGAGGGGCCCAGCGCCCCGTCGACGTAGCGCACCCCGTCGATCTCCGGGGGCACCATGAACCAGGGCATGGTGGAGGTCGCCCGCACCCGGCGCATCAGATCGCCCATCCCGGAGATGTCCTCCCGGCCCCAGACCACCTGCTCCCCGGTGTCTTCGCGCACCGCGGGGATGCGCAGCCGCGCCGGATGCGCCAGGAAGGCCTCGAAATCGTAGGGGGCGGGCCCGTCGGGCAGCGGCGCGGTCTCGTAGATGAACTCCGAGTCGAAGAAGCCGCGGCCGCGCAACCAGGTGCCCCAGCCGCCGTAGCGGCCGTCGGCGGACATGTCCACGAAGGACTCCCGGGTGCGCGGCCGATCCCGGGAGAGGTAGTTGACGCTCAACGAGGCCCCGGCGGAGATCCCGCCCACCCAGCCGAAGTCCAGGCCCTCGGCGATCAGGCGGTCCACGCAGGCGGAGGTGTAGGCCGCGCGCATGCCGCCGCCCTCCAGGACCAGGGCGACATCGGGCAGGAAATGCCGGTTGCTCATGCACCGCAGGCTACCGGGCGACGCGGTCCCGCGGTTTTTGCCACCATGGAGACCATGAACCAGCCCCGCCGCGACGCCGCCGCGCAGCTGCAGGACCTGATCGGGTTCGTGCAGGCCGCGCCCTCCCCCTTCCACGCCGCCGAGGAGGTCGCCCGCCGGCTGGTCGCCGCCGGGGCCCGCCGGGTCGACGGCACCCGGCCGCTGCCCGCCGAACCGGGCGGCTACGTGCTGGTGCGCGACGGGGCGGTCGCCGCCTGGGTGCTGCCCGACGCCGCCGGGGCCGGCCGCCCGCCGGCGCTGCGGATCATCGGGGCGCACACCGACTCGCCCGGGTTCACCCTGAAACCGGATCCGCAGGACGAGTCCGCCGGCTACGCCCGGGCCCGGGTGGAGGTCTACGGCGGGGCGCTGCTGAACTCCTGGCTGGACCGGGAGGTGGAGTTCGCCGGCCGGGTCGCGGACCGCCGCGGCGGGGTGCACCTGGTGCGCACCGGGCCGGTGGCCCGGATCCCGCAGCTGGCCATCCACCTGCACCGGGAGATCGGCCAGGAGGGGCTGCGCCTGGACCGGCAGCGGCACACCCCGCCGCTGCTGGGCATCGGCGGGGACCTGCGCGGGCACCTCGCCGCGGCCGCGGGCATCGACCGGGGCGACCTCGCCGGCTGGGAGCTCATCACCGCCGACACCCAGCCGCCGCGCACCTTCGGCCTGGCCGGGGAGTTCCTCGCCAGCGGCCGGCTGGACAACCTGCTCAGCGTGCACGCGGCGCTGATCGCCCTGGAGGACCTGCTCGCCGCGGGCGGGCAGCCGGCGGACCGGGCGGGGGAGGCGTTCATCCCGCTGTTCATCGCCAACGATCACGAGGAGGTCGGCTCGGCGACGGCCACCGGGGCGGCCGGGCCGATGCTCGCCGAGCTCGCCGACCGGATCCTCGCCGCCGCCGGCGTCGCCGGCCCGGACCGGCACCTGGCCCTGGCCCGGTCCACCTGCATCTCCGCCGACGGGGCGCATGGGGTGCACCCCAACTACCCGGAGGAGCACGAGCCCGGGCACCGGCCGATGCTCAACGCCGGCCCGGTGCTGAAGGTCAACGCCAACCGGCGCTACGCCACCGACGCGGTCGGCCAGGCGCTGTGGGCCCGGCTGGTCGACGCCGCCCGGGAGGCCACCGGCGCGGAGATCGCCGAACAGGCCTTCGTCTCCGCCAACCACAAGCCCTGCGGCTCCACCATCGGCCCGCTCACCGCCACCCGGCTGGGCATCCGGGTGGTCGACGTCGGCGCCCCGATGCTGTCCATGCACTCCGCCCGGGAGCTCACCGGCGCCCGGGATCCCTGGCTGCTCACCGCGGTGCTCGCGGCCTGGTGGGCGGGCCGGTGAGCCCCGCCCCGCCGGGCGCGGCGGGCGGGCCCGGCTTGGCGAAGCGGCCCCGGGCCGGGTTGACTTGGCGACCATGAGCGATACCGCGCCCCCGACCGCCGAGACCGCCCGGGCCGCCGCGCCCCCGCCCGCGCCGGCGGCCGAGCCCGCCGCGGCCGCCGAGGACGCCGGCCGGCTGCACGTGCCCTTCGAGGACGTGGTGTCCTGGCGGCGGCATCTGCACGCCCACCCGGAGCTGTCCTTCGCCGAGCACGGCACCGCCGACTTCATCGCCGGGCTGCTCGCCGACTGGTCGGTGCCCTACACCCGGCCCACGCCCACCTCCGTGGTCGGCGTGATCGAGGGCACCGCCGGGGACCCGGCCACCGGCCGGGAGATCGGCTACCGGGCGGACATCGACGCGTTGCCGATCCGGGAGGAGACCGGGCTGCCCTTCGCCTCCGCGGTGGACGGGGTGATGCACGCCTGCGGCCATGACGTGCACGTGGCCTGCCTGCTCGGCGCCGCGAAGGTGCTCCTGGAGCGCCGGGACCGGCTGCACGGGCGGGTGCACCTGATCTTCCAGCACGCCGAGGAGGCGCTGCCCGGCGGCGCCCGGGAGCTCGTCGCGCACGGCGTCGCCGACGACCTCGACGAGGTCTACGCCTTCCACGTCGCCCCGCACCCGGTGGGCCACGTCGGGATCTGCCGGGGCCGGGTGTCCACCATGTCCGGGATCGTGTCCATCACGGTGCGCGGCCGCGGCGGGCACTCCTCGAACCCGCAGCTGACCGTGGACCCGGTGCTCATCGGCGCCGAGATCACCACCATGCTCAACACCATCGTCAGCCGCGATCTCGACCCGAAGAACATGAACATCGTCAACGTCGGCTCCCTGCACTCCGGCGCCGCCGGCAACGTGATCCCGGACACCGCCGAACTGGAGGTGTCCATGCGCAGCGTCGACGAGAAGGACTGGGAGGCGATCTGCCACCGGATCGAGCGGATCGTCGGCGGGGTCTGCCACGCCCACGGGGCGCAGGCCCAGTTCGACTGGCAGATCCCCTACCCCATGGTGGTCAACGCCGATCTCGCCGTGGACCGGGCCTGGCATGCCGCGGTGCGCGCCATCGGCGCGGACCGGGTCTTCGAGGCCGAGCCCTGGGCGCCCTCGGACGACTTCTCCTACTTCTCCCGCGAGGTGCCCGGCTGCTACATGTTCCTCGGCGGCGGCGGGCCCGAGGTGGGCAATCCGCACTTCCTGCACAACAGCCGCTTCGACGTGGTGGAGCGGGCCATGATCTCCGGGGTCCGGGTGGAGGCGCAGATCGCCCTCGACGCCCTGGCCCCGGGCGCGGCCCCGCCCCCGCCGATGCCCGAGGCCGCGGACCGGCTGCCCGCGGCCGGAACGATCCCCCCGGGGCCGCAGCGGCCCGGCCCCGGCACCCCGGAGTCCCGGGCCGGCGCGCAGCGCCCCCGGCCCCGCCCGTCGGCCGGCCCCGGCGGCGCGGACCCCCAGCCCCCGGCCGCAGAGGAGGAGAGCAGATGACCGCCCCCGACTGGACCGCCCACGCCATCGGCTGGCACGTGTACCCGCTGGGGTTCACCGGCGCCCCGGTGCACCCCGGCGACGCCCCGGCCGCCGAGCCCGCGCGCACCCGGCTGGACCACATCGCCGACTGGCTGGACTACGTGCAGCGGCTCGGCCTGAACGTGCTCCAGCTCGGCCCCGTGTTCGCCTCCGTCGAGCACGGCTACGACACCCTGGACTACCGCCGGATCGACGATCGCCTCGGCGATGACGCCGCCTTCGACCGGCTCATCGCCGCCGCCCACGAGCGCGGCATCAAGGTGCTGCTCGACGGGGTGTTCAACCACGTCTCCGCGCGGCATCCGCTGGTCGCCGAGGCGCTGGCGGATCCGGACTGCCCCGCCGCCCGGCTGATCCGGGTGGACCGCTCCGGCGGGGAGCCCCGCCCGGCGGTGTTCGAGGGCCACGACTCCCTGGTGGAGCTCGACCACGGCGCCGAGGAGGTCGCCGAGCTGGTCGTGGGGGTGATGCGGCACTGGCTGGACCGCGGCGCCGACGGCTGGCGGCTGGACGCCGCCTACGCGGTGGACCCGGCCTTCTGGGCCCGGGTGCTGCCGCGGGTGCGGGAGACCCACCCGCACGCCTTCATCTACGGGGAGGTGATCCACGGCGACTACGTGGACATCGTGGCCCGCTCCACCATGGACTCGGTCACCGAGTACGAGCTGTGGAAGGCCACCTGGTCGGCGCTGAAGGAGGCCAACCTCTTCGAGCTGGAGTGGACCCTGGGCCGCCATGACGGCTTCCAGGACGCCT containing:
- a CDS encoding M18 family aminopeptidase, with amino-acid sequence MNQPRRDAAAQLQDLIGFVQAAPSPFHAAEEVARRLVAAGARRVDGTRPLPAEPGGYVLVRDGAVAAWVLPDAAGAGRPPALRIIGAHTDSPGFTLKPDPQDESAGYARARVEVYGGALLNSWLDREVEFAGRVADRRGGVHLVRTGPVARIPQLAIHLHREIGQEGLRLDRQRHTPPLLGIGGDLRGHLAAAAGIDRGDLAGWELITADTQPPRTFGLAGEFLASGRLDNLLSVHAALIALEDLLAAGGQPADRAGEAFIPLFIANDHEEVGSATATGAAGPMLAELADRILAAAGVAGPDRHLALARSTCISADGAHGVHPNYPEEHEPGHRPMLNAGPVLKVNANRRYATDAVGQALWARLVDAAREATGAEIAEQAFVSANHKPCGSTIGPLTATRLGIRVVDVGAPMLSMHSARELTGARDPWLLTAVLAAWWAGR
- a CDS encoding alpha-amylase family protein, yielding MTAPDWTAHAIGWHVYPLGFTGAPVHPGDAPAAEPARTRLDHIADWLDYVQRLGLNVLQLGPVFASVEHGYDTLDYRRIDDRLGDDAAFDRLIAAAHERGIKVLLDGVFNHVSARHPLVAEALADPDCPAARLIRVDRSGGEPRPAVFEGHDSLVELDHGAEEVAELVVGVMRHWLDRGADGWRLDAAYAVDPAFWARVLPRVRETHPHAFIYGEVIHGDYVDIVARSTMDSVTEYELWKATWSALKEANLFELEWTLGRHDGFQDAFRPVTFVGNHDVTRIASQVGADKAVLAAVVLFTVGGIPLIYYGDEQGYTGVKEERFGGDDQIRPLFPPTPEDLSELGADMHRVHQSLVALRRRHPWLADARVTVTGIANESMTYRTAAADGSAALEVTLDITGTPRAEIRDGAEVVWAHPL
- a CDS encoding excalibur calcium-binding domain-containing protein, which produces MTRQDHAGDVPTEEPGCFAAALLILLGLAGLIAIGWAVIAAPGWQGKTSGILIGLGLWAPVAGMIAHENAHRFPWVLTILYMLVLIGGGIAIPVFLGPPPAPEPVPVAPATVTTTATTTVTRTTTVTTTPEEEDDDEMTSSGARRGEADRRRRSFVDVDGGWRASAEPAATETREPAGTGTAGASGTAGGSGGSGTAGTAAAAGSGASGGTGAPGTGAGAAAPPTTESSGYRYFPNCAAAWDAGAAPMDEGDPGYRPGLDRDGDGRACEPKP
- a CDS encoding patatin-like phospholipase family protein, translating into MSNRHFLPDVALVLEGGGMRAAYTSACVDRLIAEGLDFGWVGGISAGASLSVNYLSRDRPRTRESFVDMSADGRYGGWGTWLRGRGFFDSEFIYETAPLPDGPAPYDFEAFLAHPARLRIPAVREDTGEQVVWGREDISGMGDLMRRVRATSTMPWFMVPPEIDGVRYVDGALGPSGGIPLDLAEADGFRRFLVLSTRTRDYRKEEVTRPNLLRRAFPRTPAVAEALIARPARYNAMKDRLLELEREGRAMLFFPEEMDLSNRERRVPRLRAAFAAGAAQTERELPAWREFLGLDGA
- a CDS encoding MFS transporter translates to MSAPTAAPPQDNLLASPRERKKVLTGTLVGTTIEMYDFLIYAQAAGLVLAPLFLEPVSEESPVLARIIAWASIGISFLFRPLGAIVGGHVGDRYGRKMVLVFSLLGMGLATMLIGVLPTYATAGAIAPVLLITLRICQGIFAGSEWGGAALMSVEHAPKEKRGLYGSFPQLGVPLGLFLATSASLSVLYFTGKDAYLEWGWRLVFLFSIVLVFVGYLIRRSVDESPVFQAMKEDSAERTAPLPDLFRNHWKPVIKAIFIFAGNNACGYMVIAFFPSYAIKTLDMDQGNIMRATLVAAVAWTIFTLWSGILSDRFGRVQVFIVGFILQAAWILALWPLIEAKDIWMYTIAVVVLTFPLALTYGPTSSLFAEMFPAGVRFSGASIGYAIGAIVGGAFAPMIAEILVDGTGKVWTIGIYLAAMTVPAVISLALLPRNLHERNLNHA
- the thpR gene encoding RNA 2',3'-cyclic phosphodiesterase, whose amino-acid sequence is MRLFAAIRIDDEVREHLVRALRPIREDRGPMLRWTDPEQWHLTLAFYGEQPDGRATELGELLRTAAVAVPPLGLRLRGAGSFAGRTLWMGVGGEVDRLRALMADLADPADPGGAGDPLAARRRAHLTVARLGARAERRAAPARPRRGRRSTPAVFDDIVAALAVYRGPDFTVDRIGLYRSELGRGRSGGPLHELVAEHPLLGAGEAGGAT
- a CDS encoding M20 metallopeptidase family protein, with the translated sequence MSDTAPPTAETARAAAPPPAPAAEPAAAAEDAGRLHVPFEDVVSWRRHLHAHPELSFAEHGTADFIAGLLADWSVPYTRPTPTSVVGVIEGTAGDPATGREIGYRADIDALPIREETGLPFASAVDGVMHACGHDVHVACLLGAAKVLLERRDRLHGRVHLIFQHAEEALPGGARELVAHGVADDLDEVYAFHVAPHPVGHVGICRGRVSTMSGIVSITVRGRGGHSSNPQLTVDPVLIGAEITTMLNTIVSRDLDPKNMNIVNVGSLHSGAAGNVIPDTAELEVSMRSVDEKDWEAICHRIERIVGGVCHAHGAQAQFDWQIPYPMVVNADLAVDRAWHAAVRAIGADRVFEAEPWAPSDDFSYFSREVPGCYMFLGGGGPEVGNPHFLHNSRFDVVERAMISGVRVEAQIALDALAPGAAPPPPMPEAADRLPAAGTIPPGPQRPGPGTPESRAGAQRPRPRPSAGPGGADPQPPAAEEESR